From the Oleiphilus messinensis genome, one window contains:
- a CDS encoding ABC transporter ATP-binding protein, with amino-acid sequence MAIRVSDLVFDYPDKRALYDVSFAIPENSITALVGPNGAGKTTLLRCLAALETPVSGSVHLGELAVLDSPREAHRRLGYLSDFFGLYEELTVAQCLQFVAASYKLDNAAQAIEQVVTELGLQSYYGTRAGALSRGWRQRLGIAQAIVHQPEFLLLDEPASGLDPEARHELAELLTRLRANGMTILVSSHILAELEAYSTHMLVLEQGRILGLKAIGDQTVNGEQKINARLLRIQILPGETTDSFQHCFEHPGFLLSKQTDDELFGSFTGSEQEQHRFLQGLIEAGVPIMQFHVLDRDMQNVYLDMLKQARTALPSGIAKSSGITTSSGIK; translated from the coding sequence ATGGCAATTCGTGTCTCGGATCTGGTGTTCGACTATCCGGATAAGCGGGCATTGTATGATGTTTCGTTTGCCATACCGGAAAATTCAATAACTGCATTGGTGGGACCCAACGGGGCAGGTAAAACCACCTTGTTACGGTGTCTTGCCGCGCTGGAAACCCCGGTATCCGGTAGTGTCCACCTGGGGGAGCTGGCAGTTTTGGATTCTCCTCGTGAAGCCCACCGGCGCTTGGGGTACCTGTCTGATTTTTTTGGTTTGTATGAAGAGTTAACCGTTGCCCAGTGCCTCCAGTTTGTGGCGGCATCCTACAAGCTCGACAATGCTGCCCAGGCAATTGAGCAGGTGGTTACCGAGCTCGGTCTACAATCCTATTATGGAACACGGGCCGGTGCACTTTCCCGTGGCTGGCGGCAGCGTTTGGGTATTGCCCAGGCAATTGTGCATCAACCCGAATTTCTCTTGCTCGATGAACCCGCCTCCGGCCTTGATCCCGAGGCCCGGCATGAATTGGCCGAATTGTTGACCCGGTTACGGGCTAACGGGATGACGATACTGGTTTCATCTCATATTCTCGCAGAGCTGGAAGCCTACTCAACCCATATGCTGGTACTGGAACAAGGCCGGATTCTGGGGCTGAAAGCGATTGGTGATCAGACTGTTAATGGCGAGCAGAAGATTAATGCGCGACTACTGCGTATTCAAATCCTGCCGGGTGAGACTACCGACTCGTTTCAACATTGCTTTGAACATCCCGGTTTTTTGCTTTCCAAACAAACTGATGATGAGTTGTTTGGCTCGTTTACCGGATCGGAGCAAGAGCAGCACCGGTTTCTTCAGGGGTTGATCGAGGCCGGTGTGCCGATCATGCAATTTCATGTTCTGGATCGTGATATGCAGAATGTCTATCTCGATATGCTCAAGCAAGCCCGAACCGCCTTACCGTCAGGGATAGCTAAGTCGTCAGGGATAACTACGTCGTCAGGGATAAAATGA
- a CDS encoding sigma-70 family RNA polymerase sigma factor gives MAEQAELMKLLQGTALGDQNQFAELYKITSPALFGLCIKMLKRRDWAEEVLQEAFIKVWHHASEYHPDRGAVSTWLTSIVRYRALDRLRVIKPTEMLDEQLDYEESGTPTPLTAASLGQELNALQLCLDELSDEQKDVIVLSFMEGLTHQELTARVSRPLGTVKSWIRRGLQSLRRCLER, from the coding sequence ATGGCAGAACAAGCGGAACTTATGAAATTGTTACAAGGTACTGCACTTGGCGATCAAAACCAGTTTGCCGAGTTGTATAAAATAACATCGCCAGCATTGTTTGGCTTGTGCATAAAAATGCTCAAGCGGCGGGACTGGGCGGAAGAAGTGTTGCAGGAGGCCTTTATCAAGGTTTGGCATCACGCTTCGGAGTATCATCCGGATCGAGGGGCAGTAAGTACATGGTTAACCAGCATAGTACGGTATCGCGCATTAGATCGATTGCGGGTTATTAAACCGACGGAAATGCTGGATGAGCAACTGGATTATGAGGAGAGTGGTACACCCACTCCTTTGACCGCCGCCAGCCTGGGTCAGGAGCTCAATGCGTTACAGCTCTGTCTCGATGAGCTGTCAGATGAGCAAAAAGACGTGATCGTATTGTCCTTCATGGAAGGGCTGACCCATCAGGAATTGACTGCACGGGTAAGTCGACCGCTTGGCACGGTAAAAAGCTGGATTCGTCGCGGTTTGCAAAGTTTGCGGAGGTGTTTGGAGCGATGA
- a CDS encoding anti-sigma factor, with protein MNYLIPERLEALAGAYVLGTLHGLARKRFERVLMESYRARQAVWDWEQKLNPMVESVAETVPPERIWSGIQRRINPQQSIDTVKQDNLLSSLMFWRRWGGVSTVVAIVLALFISLYFPFTPALSGRVAIFNDAQNQPLWLVSSDLETGKLKVKAINAEAVAIDNKAFELWMLPASGQPRSLGLLPVTEQRVEVVLSPQLLAILQNTAGLAVSVEPPGGSPTGLPTGPVVYQTSILEL; from the coding sequence ATGAATTATCTGATACCGGAACGCCTGGAAGCATTGGCAGGTGCCTATGTGTTGGGAACGTTGCACGGCCTTGCCCGTAAACGCTTCGAACGTGTGTTAATGGAATCATACCGTGCGCGTCAGGCTGTGTGGGACTGGGAGCAGAAGCTCAATCCTATGGTTGAGTCCGTTGCTGAAACGGTTCCCCCTGAGCGGATTTGGAGCGGAATTCAACGGCGAATCAATCCGCAACAATCCATCGATACGGTAAAACAAGACAATCTGCTGTCCAGTTTAATGTTCTGGCGTCGGTGGGGAGGGGTGAGTACGGTTGTTGCGATTGTGCTTGCACTTTTTATCAGCCTCTATTTTCCGTTTACCCCTGCTCTGTCGGGCCGTGTAGCAATCTTTAACGATGCACAAAATCAGCCACTATGGCTTGTCAGTTCCGATCTTGAAACCGGAAAACTAAAGGTCAAAGCGATCAACGCGGAAGCGGTGGCCATTGATAACAAGGCCTTTGAGCTCTGGATGTTGCCGGCATCAGGACAACCCCGGTCTTTGGGATTGCTGCCGGTTACCGAACAACGGGTTGAAGTGGTATTGAGTCCACAGTTGCTGGCAATACTACAAAATACAGCGGGTTTAGCTGTCAGTGTCGAGCCACCCGGCGGTTCACCAACGGGATTGCCAACAGGGCCTGTCGTGTATCAGACGAGTATTTTGGAGCTGTAA
- a CDS encoding DUF7482 domain-containing protein codes for MCHRLFLQNLSRSFLLLILVYLGGCASSPNSGANATITLPLVKGWYEGSEVYYVTTDISEPKMAKAMNANYVPRLANAVPPSPKPPQLRTVVERIYRFPNGEQANVLPSIPFPLGPDSTDTQYSPLWLLYEVTWKDPARQRLLTSEEAVLAAADSGLVDIYRTTVIVNCPVVKLAKTGASLGVENVQDIDATEKKW; via the coding sequence ATGTGCCACCGGTTATTTTTGCAAAATCTTTCCAGATCTTTCTTGCTACTCATCTTGGTTTATTTGGGGGGCTGTGCGAGCTCACCGAATAGCGGAGCGAACGCCACGATTACCCTGCCCTTGGTGAAAGGCTGGTATGAAGGTTCTGAGGTGTATTATGTCACCACAGATATATCTGAGCCGAAGATGGCCAAAGCAATGAACGCGAATTACGTGCCTCGTTTGGCGAATGCGGTTCCCCCAAGTCCGAAGCCCCCGCAACTCCGTACCGTTGTAGAACGCATTTATCGTTTTCCCAACGGCGAACAGGCGAATGTACTGCCATCCATACCCTTCCCTTTGGGGCCGGACAGTACTGATACACAATACAGTCCGCTATGGTTACTGTACGAAGTAACCTGGAAAGATCCGGCCCGGCAGCGTCTGTTAACGTCTGAAGAAGCCGTACTCGCCGCGGCAGACAGTGGTCTGGTGGACATTTACCGTACCACCGTGATTGTCAATTGCCCGGTAGTCAAGTTAGCGAAAACCGGCGCATCCCTGGGCGTGGAGAATGTACAGGATATTGATGCAACCGAGAAAAAATGGTGA
- a CDS encoding AAA family ATPase, with protein MPPNLSGYRITEQLHTDAGTRVYRAIREQDQRSVILRTCGETGSTPSQYSRLAFTREVLGLFRQSNLIGVLDWIDDPQSPWLILEDIQGVDLRQFLALQPNHKLPLDAFLTLAIQLADALSVIHHAQVIHKDLHPGNIVVNPDTLLVQIIDFGLASLLSREQPVLAAPEKLEGVLAYLSPEQTGRMNRALDYRTDFYTLGITFYQMLTGQLPFSADDALGVVYAHMAVQQQPVAERQDDIPVMVSRIVDKLLRKNAEDRYQSASGLKYDLCLCRDSLKRSGSIPVFPLGAQDIADRFQIPQKLYGRAREIDILLQHFQRVVTGQPRLLAVAGYSGIGKSALIHEIHKPIAAHHGIYLSGKFDQFQQNTPYSALKTALKSWLNQVLSLPEVSLSGLRQRLLVDLGESARLLIDFMPEFKPLLGDLTPVAQLGSQETQARFHLLFQRFLATVTQVQPWVLFIDDLQWADRGTLNLLPELFSDVDCRLLVLVAYRDNEVDELHPAMQMLSQIANLAAPNVSNPPPDTVTARAQVETLTLAPLPEIEIRHLLVDALHRSEADVSALASLVHGKAGGNPFFTLEFLKTLYRKNLLDFDLEQRHWHWDLQAIQAESITDNVVELMLERMKALPEDTQQLLQRAACVGSRFDLQTLAVISETGMAECARQLWPALQEGLLLQEGGDWFLGMIGEVHEMSASHTPGLQGVQDHHESPITVDVASQWIPRCKFLHDRMLQAAYESLPEMRRDAIHLNIGRLLYQHWDEGEREREIYAIVEQLNHGVALLEDESERLQLAELNRIAASTARQATVWGAAREFAKIGMSLLTDNHWHTHYALTYDLYDIAAECEYLSGSPEQGETIYSDLIANAQSALDKANPCAEQITQFIGVARYPDAFRRGMEGLAYLGISLPVEDLDAFLAEQDKQFDEALSELSLLGFDQLPELDNPEIETAILILSGLGLTGMLLKKMPIFLACTREALLLSKRYGKCDLTAFALNNYSLILSIQDQYETASQVGRKAIELTKQYPECRMLATIQNGQAGTTIHLKAPYSESIKAHQVGFEIGLANGEVMRAGVNQANILLIKLMDGSSFDSLVSHTALCQKFCESKRIYPYHLPIFARYTASMQSGVYQLADADFSAEQLGVIRNSFFLSFLHQLRFYYFFWNQASEDVLLSAMELAYEYYGQLKSFGFTAELYFVICAVVSRLKGSSTLRLDPKWIEIFDYCRNNLTRLNALYSPNHQHKLLILDALNAQYDGKPLAQVCKLYRQAADHARQYGFTHHQALAHEYYGDVLSEQGLDDLALGQYRQAFEAYQRWQCKSKVDYFAERFGFEPSSAEGHVVQKGSVSWGSEHSAQLHSAATLDYNSIVKSSQAISGELTLRGLIEKVIRVIMENSGAQIGAFILNSDDQPVVEAFVDERSEHPAFLRHQPLADADQLPVSVISLTLRTGDSVNLPDAFHRGDFTQDPYIQRQQSKSLFCTPVAYRDQKIGALYLENTLSTAAFTEARLDTVQLLISQAAISFENARLYETLSELNQTLEQKVDVRTRDLAVANRELEAFSYSVSHDLRAPLRILEGYGTALLEDYHEQIDETGQRYLNRIVAGAQQMAELIHGLLDLARLQRVELRHQSVDLSFIAEDTIKRLRMAEPERDVVVEIQPDMLVEGDQRLLKSVVENLLNNAWKYSAKKPQANIHFGQMPLSASNPELLSDDESGTGDYTVFYVRDNGAGFDMSHREKLFATFQRLHAASEFEGTGVGLATVKRIIERHGGEIWAEAEVNQGATFYFTLNEASKLKDSSKLKEPAIPSQD; from the coding sequence TTGCCCCCCAATCTTTCTGGATATCGTATTACCGAACAGCTTCATACGGATGCCGGTACCCGTGTATATCGCGCAATTCGTGAACAAGACCAGCGCTCGGTTATTTTGCGCACGTGTGGTGAAACCGGCTCAACACCTTCCCAATATTCCCGGCTTGCCTTTACCCGGGAGGTGTTGGGATTATTCCGGCAGTCCAATCTGATTGGTGTTCTGGACTGGATTGATGATCCGCAGTCACCCTGGTTGATTCTTGAGGATATACAGGGGGTAGACTTAAGGCAGTTTCTGGCGCTGCAGCCAAATCATAAATTACCCCTAGATGCCTTTCTAACCCTGGCCATTCAGCTTGCCGATGCCCTGAGTGTGATTCATCACGCGCAAGTGATTCATAAGGATCTGCATCCAGGCAACATTGTCGTGAATCCAGATACGTTATTGGTGCAGATTATCGATTTCGGCCTGGCTTCTCTGCTTTCCCGGGAACAGCCGGTTTTAGCTGCGCCGGAAAAGTTGGAGGGAGTTCTGGCGTATTTGTCCCCGGAGCAGACCGGTCGAATGAATCGGGCGCTGGATTACCGTACGGATTTTTATACGCTTGGTATCACGTTTTATCAAATGCTGACGGGCCAATTACCTTTCAGCGCCGATGATGCTCTGGGGGTTGTTTATGCCCACATGGCGGTTCAGCAGCAACCGGTTGCTGAACGGCAGGACGATATTCCGGTGATGGTGTCCCGGATTGTGGATAAGTTACTCCGGAAAAATGCCGAAGACCGATATCAGAGCGCATCGGGTTTGAAGTATGACTTGTGCCTGTGCCGGGACAGCTTGAAAAGATCGGGCTCGATACCGGTGTTTCCATTGGGGGCTCAGGACATTGCTGATCGCTTTCAAATTCCTCAAAAGCTCTATGGCCGGGCGCGCGAGATCGACATTCTTTTGCAGCATTTCCAGCGAGTGGTCACTGGCCAACCCCGGTTACTTGCGGTTGCCGGGTACTCGGGTATTGGCAAGTCTGCACTGATTCATGAAATCCATAAACCCATTGCTGCCCATCACGGTATCTATCTCAGTGGCAAATTTGATCAGTTTCAACAGAACACACCCTATTCTGCGCTTAAAACCGCACTTAAATCCTGGTTGAATCAGGTATTAAGCTTGCCGGAGGTATCTCTCTCGGGCTTGCGCCAGCGTTTACTGGTGGATCTAGGGGAAAGCGCTCGACTGTTGATTGATTTCATGCCTGAATTCAAACCGTTGCTGGGGGATTTGACACCGGTTGCGCAGCTGGGCTCCCAGGAAACCCAAGCGCGCTTTCACTTGTTGTTCCAACGCTTTCTGGCCACGGTAACGCAAGTTCAGCCGTGGGTATTGTTTATCGATGATTTACAGTGGGCGGATCGGGGCACGCTGAACTTGTTACCGGAATTGTTTTCCGATGTGGATTGTCGATTGCTGGTGTTGGTGGCCTACCGGGATAATGAGGTCGATGAGCTGCACCCTGCCATGCAGATGTTGAGTCAAATCGCAAATCTGGCTGCTCCGAACGTATCAAACCCACCGCCAGACACGGTTACGGCCCGAGCTCAGGTCGAGACATTAACCCTGGCCCCGTTGCCGGAAATTGAAATCAGGCATTTGTTGGTGGATGCACTGCATCGCAGTGAAGCCGATGTGTCCGCCCTCGCGAGTCTTGTGCACGGTAAAGCCGGTGGAAATCCATTTTTCACCCTGGAGTTTTTAAAAACACTCTATCGCAAGAATTTACTCGATTTTGATCTGGAGCAGCGCCACTGGCACTGGGATTTGCAGGCTATTCAAGCGGAATCGATAACGGATAATGTGGTCGAGTTGATGCTCGAGCGGATGAAGGCGCTCCCTGAAGATACCCAGCAACTGCTTCAACGCGCCGCCTGCGTCGGGAGCCGGTTTGACCTGCAAACCCTGGCGGTAATTTCAGAAACCGGTATGGCAGAGTGTGCCCGACAACTTTGGCCCGCTTTGCAGGAAGGGCTTTTGTTGCAGGAAGGCGGAGACTGGTTCCTGGGAATGATCGGCGAGGTGCACGAGATGTCTGCTTCCCATACGCCGGGACTTCAAGGCGTGCAGGATCATCACGAGAGTCCAATCACGGTTGATGTGGCGTCCCAGTGGATACCCCGCTGTAAATTCCTGCATGACCGGATGCTGCAAGCGGCCTATGAATCCCTGCCCGAAATGAGGCGGGATGCAATCCACCTGAATATCGGCCGATTATTGTATCAGCACTGGGACGAGGGGGAGCGGGAACGCGAGATCTATGCCATCGTCGAGCAATTGAATCATGGTGTTGCGCTTTTGGAAGATGAGTCCGAGCGTTTGCAGTTGGCGGAGTTGAATCGCATTGCTGCTTCTACGGCTCGGCAGGCGACGGTATGGGGGGCAGCGCGGGAATTTGCAAAAATTGGAATGTCCTTGTTAACGGATAATCATTGGCATACTCACTATGCGTTAACCTATGACTTGTACGACATTGCAGCGGAATGTGAATACTTGTCGGGAAGCCCGGAACAGGGTGAAACGATATACAGCGACTTGATCGCGAATGCGCAGTCGGCATTAGACAAAGCAAACCCCTGTGCTGAACAGATTACCCAGTTTATCGGTGTGGCACGTTACCCGGATGCCTTTCGTCGTGGTATGGAGGGTCTTGCCTATTTGGGAATATCGTTGCCCGTTGAAGATTTGGATGCTTTTCTCGCGGAACAGGATAAACAATTCGATGAAGCGCTCAGCGAGTTGTCGCTATTGGGTTTTGATCAACTACCAGAGCTTGATAATCCGGAGATCGAAACCGCAATATTGATTTTAAGCGGCTTGGGTCTCACCGGAATGTTGTTAAAGAAAATGCCAATTTTTCTGGCCTGTACTCGAGAAGCGCTATTACTCTCCAAACGCTATGGGAAATGTGATTTGACCGCGTTTGCGCTCAATAATTACAGCCTGATATTGTCTATACAGGATCAGTACGAAACGGCTTCGCAAGTTGGACGGAAGGCAATTGAGCTTACAAAACAATACCCTGAGTGTCGAATGTTAGCGACCATTCAAAATGGACAGGCAGGAACGACCATTCATCTGAAAGCGCCCTATAGTGAGTCCATTAAAGCGCACCAGGTAGGATTTGAAATCGGATTGGCGAATGGTGAGGTAATGCGGGCGGGCGTGAATCAGGCCAATATATTGCTGATCAAACTCATGGATGGGAGTAGTTTTGATAGTTTGGTCAGCCATACTGCATTGTGCCAAAAATTTTGTGAAAGCAAACGCATCTACCCCTACCATTTACCGATTTTTGCGCGCTATACAGCATCAATGCAAAGTGGGGTTTATCAGCTCGCCGATGCCGACTTTTCCGCAGAGCAGCTTGGTGTGATCCGGAACAGCTTTTTTTTGAGTTTTCTACACCAATTGCGCTTTTATTATTTCTTCTGGAATCAGGCTTCTGAAGACGTATTGTTGAGTGCTATGGAGCTGGCGTATGAATACTATGGTCAGCTGAAAAGTTTTGGATTTACAGCGGAACTCTACTTCGTAATCTGCGCGGTGGTGAGTCGCCTCAAGGGGAGTTCTACTCTCAGGCTAGATCCAAAATGGATCGAAATTTTTGACTATTGTCGCAACAATCTCACCCGATTAAACGCATTATACAGCCCAAACCATCAACACAAGCTCTTGATTCTGGATGCGTTGAACGCACAGTACGACGGTAAACCCCTGGCACAGGTTTGCAAGCTCTATCGACAGGCTGCCGATCACGCCCGGCAATACGGTTTTACCCATCATCAGGCATTGGCCCATGAATATTATGGTGATGTTCTGAGCGAACAGGGATTGGATGATCTCGCATTGGGTCAGTATCGACAGGCGTTTGAGGCCTATCAGCGTTGGCAATGTAAAAGCAAGGTGGATTATTTTGCGGAGCGCTTTGGTTTTGAGCCGTCCAGCGCAGAAGGGCACGTGGTTCAAAAAGGGAGTGTGTCCTGGGGCTCGGAACACAGTGCGCAACTGCACTCTGCAGCCACGTTGGATTACAACTCGATTGTAAAATCCTCACAAGCGATTTCCGGTGAACTGACCCTGCGTGGCCTGATTGAAAAAGTTATCAGGGTTATCATGGAAAACAGTGGTGCGCAGATTGGCGCTTTTATTCTCAATTCCGATGACCAGCCTGTTGTCGAAGCTTTTGTGGATGAACGTTCGGAGCATCCTGCGTTCTTGCGACACCAGCCGTTGGCCGATGCGGATCAATTACCTGTTTCGGTGATCAGTTTGACCTTACGTACCGGTGACAGTGTTAATCTGCCGGATGCCTTCCACCGTGGCGACTTCACTCAAGACCCTTATATTCAACGCCAGCAATCCAAGTCCCTGTTTTGCACGCCTGTCGCTTATCGTGACCAGAAAATCGGTGCCCTTTATCTCGAAAACACGTTAAGCACAGCGGCTTTTACCGAAGCACGTCTGGATACGGTTCAACTTTTGATATCCCAGGCCGCAATTTCCTTCGAGAATGCCCGGTTGTATGAAACCTTGTCAGAACTGAATCAGACACTGGAACAAAAGGTCGATGTCCGCACCCGGGATCTGGCTGTCGCAAACCGTGAACTGGAAGCATTCAGTTATTCCGTTTCCCATGACTTGCGGGCACCGTTACGAATTCTCGAAGGCTATGGCACAGCATTACTGGAAGATTATCACGAGCAGATCGATGAAACCGGGCAACGATACCTGAACCGTATCGTAGCAGGTGCACAACAAATGGCAGAGCTGATTCACGGCTTGCTCGACCTGGCACGACTGCAGCGGGTCGAATTGCGTCACCAATCGGTGGATTTGAGTTTTATCGCTGAAGACACCATCAAGCGCTTGAGAATGGCGGAGCCGGAACGGGATGTCGTGGTCGAAATTCAACCCGATATGCTCGTTGAAGGGGATCAGCGATTGCTCAAGTCTGTGGTGGAGAATTTACTGAATAATGCCTGGAAATATTCAGCGAAGAAACCACAAGCAAACATCCATTTTGGGCAAATGCCGCTCTCTGCAAGTAATCCTGAGCTGCTATCCGATGATGAGTCCGGCACAGGTGATTACACCGTTTTCTACGTGCGAGATAACGGTGCCGGATTTGATATGAGCCATCGTGAAAAACTCTTCGCAACCTTCCAACGTTTACACGCTGCGAGCGAATTCGAAGGCACGGGTGTTGGTCTGGCCACTGTAAAACGCATTATCGAGCGCCACGGTGGTGAAATCTGGGCGGAGGCGGAAGTGAATCAGGGTGCAACTTTTTATTTCACGTTGAACGAAGCATCGAAATTGAAGGACTCATCGAAATTGAAGGAACCTGCTATTCCAAGTCAGGATTGA
- a CDS encoding ABC transporter permease — protein sequence MMNPELQKNIWLNLSPHRLVATPIVMILLVILVHILMNSTNLLGEVVDPILYIGIFGCLSIGGAYASAQSVLIEFAEKTWDQQRMSPLSPWALVWGKVLGGGIFWWYLTCLMLLLFIGYAPWLSGGMPWRGRFELLTFLLGCGFLCQFFSLMLVLNLANDAEQLLKYRRNMSVGVAVLAALVGGFLLDAVYFEGQESIIVWWTAIWERVSFIIISVWIFAAWAAFGTYQLMRQQMQFKNGILPWLGFNLFMLVYVPGFLMESNADHPVAAVLAFLTSIVLTYASLIINPMQTRSALGFLRSGMPLTIKQFRTRLPLWCVSFVLSFLMLLLVTIEQVLGNLEKQNSWSFLVALWLFMVRDFGLIICFLLGARPARAMAVAGVYLILLYIVLPLILQWSEQIWVMAFFWPVYESKTLVWPVLLEVCLVFTWVVLRFRQQKVVTASAA from the coding sequence ATGATGAATCCTGAACTACAAAAGAATATCTGGCTCAATCTGTCCCCCCACAGGTTGGTTGCCACACCCATTGTCATGATTCTATTGGTCATTTTGGTTCACATCTTGATGAATTCGACCAATTTGCTAGGTGAAGTGGTCGACCCGATACTGTACATCGGAATTTTCGGCTGTCTTTCCATCGGGGGAGCCTACGCTTCCGCGCAGTCCGTACTGATCGAGTTTGCGGAAAAAACCTGGGACCAGCAGCGCATGAGCCCGTTGTCACCCTGGGCGCTGGTTTGGGGTAAGGTACTGGGCGGTGGTATTTTCTGGTGGTATCTAACTTGCTTGATGCTGTTGCTTTTCATCGGCTATGCCCCCTGGCTTTCTGGCGGTATGCCTTGGCGTGGACGGTTTGAGTTGCTGACCTTCCTGCTCGGGTGTGGCTTTCTTTGTCAGTTTTTCAGCTTGATGCTGGTATTGAATCTCGCGAATGATGCCGAACAGTTGTTAAAGTACCGTCGGAACATGAGTGTCGGGGTTGCGGTTCTTGCGGCACTGGTGGGTGGTTTTTTGCTGGATGCGGTGTATTTCGAAGGTCAGGAGTCCATTATTGTCTGGTGGACTGCGATATGGGAACGGGTGTCTTTTATCATCATATCGGTGTGGATTTTTGCCGCCTGGGCCGCTTTTGGTACCTACCAGTTAATGCGCCAGCAAATGCAGTTCAAGAACGGTATCTTACCCTGGTTAGGGTTTAACCTGTTTATGCTCGTGTACGTTCCGGGATTCCTGATGGAGTCGAATGCGGATCATCCTGTTGCTGCCGTGCTGGCGTTTCTGACCAGTATTGTCCTGACCTATGCCAGTTTGATTATCAATCCCATGCAAACCCGTTCGGCTTTAGGGTTTCTACGCTCCGGTATGCCGCTGACGATAAAGCAGTTCCGTACGCGCCTGCCATTGTGGTGTGTCTCGTTTGTCCTGTCATTTTTGATGCTTCTGCTGGTTACGATTGAACAGGTATTGGGAAATCTGGAAAAGCAAAACAGCTGGTCGTTTTTGGTGGCGTTATGGTTGTTCATGGTGCGCGACTTTGGCTTGATTATCTGTTTTCTGTTAGGGGCGCGGCCAGCCCGGGCGATGGCCGTTGCAGGTGTTTATTTGATTTTACTCTATATTGTTTTACCGCTGATCCTGCAATGGTCGGAGCAAATTTGGGTGATGGCGTTCTTTTGGCCGGTATATGAGTCCAAGACCCTGGTCTGGCCTGTACTCCTGGAGGTTTGCCTGGTGTTTACATGGGTTGTTTTGCGCTTCCGCCAGCAGAAAGTGGTCACCGCCTCGGCAGCGTAA